Proteins co-encoded in one Enterobacter sp. R4-368 genomic window:
- the cpsG gene encoding colanic acid biosynthesis phosphomannomutase CpsG, with protein sequence MEKLTCFKAYDIRGKLGEELNEDIAWRIGRAYGEYLKPQTIVLGGDVRQTSEALKLALAKGLQDAGVNVLDIGLSGTEEIYFATFHLGVDGGIEVTASHNPMDYNGMKLVRKGARPISGDTGLRDVQRLAEANDFPPVNPAKRGSYEQINLRDAYIDHLMGYIDTNNLKPLKLVINSGNGAAGPVVDAIEARFKALNVPVTFVKVHNEPDGTFPHGIPNPLLPECRDDTRNAVIEHNADMGIAFDGDFDRCFLFDGEGQFIEGYYIVGLLAEAFLEKHPGAKIIHDPRLSWNTVDVVGRAGGTPVMSKTGHAFIKERMREEDAIYGGEMSAHHYFRDFAYCDSGMIPWLLVTELLCLKGKTLAQLVRDRMVAFPASGEINSKLADPVTAINRVEQHFTPGALEIDRTDGISIAFADWRFNLRSSNTEPVVRLNVESRHDEELMKARTQEILALLNQ encoded by the coding sequence ATGGAAAAATTAACCTGTTTTAAAGCTTACGATATTCGCGGCAAGCTGGGCGAAGAACTGAATGAAGATATTGCATGGCGTATTGGCCGCGCCTATGGGGAATACCTGAAGCCGCAGACCATCGTGCTGGGCGGCGATGTGCGCCAGACCAGCGAAGCGCTGAAACTGGCGCTGGCAAAAGGGTTGCAGGACGCCGGTGTGAATGTGCTGGATATTGGTCTTTCCGGCACCGAAGAGATCTATTTTGCCACTTTCCATCTGGGCGTTGACGGCGGTATCGAAGTGACCGCCAGCCACAACCCGATGGATTATAACGGCATGAAACTGGTGCGTAAGGGCGCGCGTCCGATCAGCGGCGATACCGGCCTGCGCGATGTCCAGCGCCTGGCGGAAGCCAATGACTTCCCGCCGGTGAACCCGGCAAAACGCGGCAGCTACGAGCAAATTAATCTGCGCGACGCCTATATCGATCACCTGATGGGCTATATCGACACCAACAACCTCAAGCCGCTGAAACTGGTAATTAACTCCGGTAACGGAGCGGCAGGTCCGGTGGTGGACGCCATTGAAGCCCGCTTTAAGGCACTGAATGTGCCGGTGACTTTCGTCAAAGTGCATAACGAACCGGACGGCACCTTCCCGCACGGTATTCCTAACCCGCTGCTGCCGGAGTGCCGCGACGATACCCGCAATGCGGTGATTGAGCATAACGCCGATATGGGCATTGCTTTCGATGGCGACTTTGACCGTTGCTTCCTGTTCGACGGGGAAGGGCAGTTTATCGAGGGCTACTACATTGTTGGCCTGCTGGCCGAAGCGTTCCTCGAAAAACATCCTGGCGCGAAAATTATTCATGACCCGCGCTTGTCGTGGAACACGGTCGATGTGGTTGGCCGCGCGGGCGGTACGCCGGTGATGTCGAAGACCGGCCATGCCTTTATCAAAGAGCGGATGCGCGAAGAAGACGCCATTTACGGTGGCGAAATGAGCGCGCACCACTACTTCCGTGACTTTGCCTACTGCGACAGCGGCATGATCCCGTGGCTGCTGGTCACCGAGCTGCTGTGCCTGAAAGGCAAGACGCTGGCGCAACTGGTGCGCGACCGCATGGTGGCGTTCCCGGCGAGCGGCGAGATCAACAGCAAGCTGGCGGATCCGGTGACGGCGATCAACCGCGTTGAACAACACTTCACGCCGGGTGCGCTGGAGATCGACCGTACGGACGGCATCAGCATCGCATTTGCCGACTGGCGTTTTAACTTGCGCTCTTCCAACACAGAACCCGTTGTACGTCTGAACGTTGAATCGCGGCACGACGAGGAACTGATGAAAGCGCGAACGCAGGAAATTCTGGCACTGTTAAATCAATAA
- the cpsB gene encoding mannose-1-phosphate guanyltransferase: MSQTQLYPVVMAGGSGSRLWPLSRVLYPKQFLCLKGELTMLQTTICRLNGVECESPVVICNEQHRFIVAEQLRQLHKLTENIILEPAGRNTAPAIALAALAVKRHNPDSDPLMLVLAADHVIQDEEAFRTSVRNAIPYAEAGKLVTFGIVPDLPETGYGYIRRGAVSAGEVDAVAFEVAQFVEKPNLETAQGYVASGEYYWNSGMFLFRAGRYLEELKKYRPDILEACEKAMDATDPDMDFIRVDEASFLACPEESIDYAVMERTADAVVVPMDAGWSDVGSWSSLWEISQHTPEGNVHHGDVITHKTENSYVYAESGLVTTVGVKDLVVVQTKDAVLIADRNAVQDVKKVVEKIKADGRHEHHIHREVYRPWGKYDSIDSGDRYQVKRITVKPGEGLSVQMHHHRAEHWVVVAGTAKVTIDGEVKLLGENESIYIPLGARHCLENPGKIPLDLIEVRSGSYLEEDDIVRFADRYGRI; this comes from the coding sequence ATGAGTCAAACACAACTCTATCCGGTCGTGATGGCCGGCGGCTCTGGCAGTCGTTTGTGGCCGCTGTCCCGTGTGCTTTACCCTAAACAGTTTCTCTGCCTGAAAGGCGAACTCACCATGTTGCAAACCACCATTTGCCGCCTGAATGGCGTGGAGTGCGAAAGCCCGGTGGTGATTTGTAACGAACAGCACCGCTTTATCGTCGCGGAGCAACTGCGTCAGCTGCACAAGCTGACCGAAAACATCATCCTCGAACCGGCAGGCCGCAACACGGCTCCGGCTATCGCACTGGCGGCGCTGGCGGTAAAACGTCACAACCCGGATAGCGATCCGCTGATGCTGGTACTGGCCGCTGACCATGTGATCCAGGATGAAGAGGCGTTTCGCACGTCAGTACGCAATGCGATCCCTTACGCCGAAGCGGGCAAACTGGTGACCTTTGGTATCGTGCCGGATCTGCCGGAAACTGGGTATGGCTACATTCGCCGCGGCGCGGTTTCTGCCGGTGAAGTCGATGCGGTAGCGTTTGAAGTGGCGCAGTTTGTTGAAAAACCCAACCTCGAAACGGCGCAGGGTTATGTGGCAAGCGGCGAGTATTACTGGAACAGCGGCATGTTCCTGTTCCGTGCCGGTCGCTACCTCGAAGAGCTGAAAAAATACCGCCCGGATATTCTTGAGGCCTGCGAAAAAGCGATGGACGCCACCGACCCGGATATGGACTTTATCCGCGTCGATGAGGCGTCTTTCCTCGCCTGCCCGGAAGAGTCGATTGACTACGCAGTTATGGAACGCACCGCCGATGCGGTAGTGGTGCCGATGGACGCGGGCTGGAGCGATGTTGGTTCCTGGTCGTCGCTGTGGGAAATCAGCCAGCACACGCCGGAGGGAAACGTCCATCACGGCGACGTCATCACCCATAAAACCGAAAACAGCTACGTTTACGCCGAATCGGGGCTGGTGACGACCGTCGGGGTGAAAGATCTGGTGGTGGTGCAGACCAAAGATGCGGTGCTGATTGCCGACCGTAACGCCGTGCAGGATGTGAAAAAAGTGGTCGAGAAAATCAAAGCCGACGGGCGCCACGAACACCATATCCACCGCGAAGTCTACCGTCCGTGGGGCAAATATGACTCCATCGATTCCGGCGATCGCTACCAGGTAAAACGCATTACCGTGAAGCCGGGCGAAGGACTTTCCGTACAGATGCATCACCACCGCGCTGAACACTGGGTGGTGGTTGCCGGTACGGCAAAAGTGACGATTGACGGTGAGGTGAAACTGCTGGGCGAAAACGAATCTATCTATATTCCGCTCGGCGCGCGCCACTGTCTGGAAAACCCCGGGAAAATTCCGCTCGATCTGATCGAGGTGCGCTCCGGTTCGTACCTTGAAGAGGATGACATTGTGCGGTTTGCCGATCGTTACGGCCGTATTTAA
- the wcaI gene encoding colanic acid biosynthesis fucosyltransferase WcaI: protein MKILVYGINYSPELTGIGKYTGEMVEWMARQGHDVRVITAPPYYPEWKVGAHYSAWRWRKEQGVATVWRCPLYVPAQPSTLKRLLHLGSFALSSFFPLMAQRRWKPDRIIGVVPTLFCTPGMRLLAKLSGAKTVLHIQDYEVDAMLGLGMAGKGKNGRVAKLATAFERSNLHNVDNVSTISRSMMNKAREKGVAADNIIFFPNWSEVARFRDIDDGAVAQLRRTLGLPDDKKIILYSGNIGEKQGLENVIEAAAKLHHQPWLFVIVGQGGGKARLEKMVSERGLHNVKFFPLQPYDALPALLKMGDCHLVIQKRGAADAVLPSKLTNILAVGGNAVITAEESTELGQLCLTQPGIAVCVEPESVDALTWGIERALAMPKNNTVAREYAERTLEKENVLSQFIADISPENSTQPAPARESVHDGELNFDGNGDKS from the coding sequence ATGAAAATCCTGGTCTATGGCATCAACTATTCGCCGGAGCTGACCGGGATCGGTAAGTACACCGGCGAAATGGTGGAATGGATGGCCCGTCAGGGCCATGACGTGCGTGTCATTACCGCACCGCCGTACTACCCGGAGTGGAAAGTGGGCGCGCATTACAGCGCCTGGCGCTGGCGCAAAGAGCAGGGCGTTGCCACCGTGTGGCGCTGCCCGCTGTATGTGCCCGCGCAGCCATCGACCTTAAAACGGCTGCTGCATCTGGGCAGCTTTGCCCTGAGCAGCTTCTTCCCGTTGATGGCGCAGCGTCGCTGGAAACCGGATCGCATTATCGGCGTCGTGCCGACCCTGTTTTGTACGCCGGGCATGCGCCTGCTGGCAAAACTGAGCGGTGCGAAAACCGTGCTGCACATTCAGGATTATGAAGTCGATGCCATGCTGGGGTTAGGCATGGCGGGCAAAGGTAAAAACGGTCGCGTGGCGAAGCTGGCGACCGCCTTTGAGCGTAGCAACCTGCATAACGTTGACAACGTGTCGACTATCTCCCGTTCGATGATGAACAAAGCGCGGGAAAAAGGTGTGGCTGCGGACAACATTATTTTCTTCCCGAACTGGTCCGAAGTGGCGCGTTTTCGCGATATCGACGACGGAGCCGTCGCGCAACTGCGCCGCACGCTCGGCCTGCCGGATGACAAAAAAATCATTCTTTACTCCGGCAATATCGGTGAGAAGCAGGGGCTGGAAAACGTCATTGAAGCGGCGGCCAAACTGCACCATCAGCCGTGGCTGTTTGTGATTGTCGGCCAGGGCGGTGGCAAGGCGAGGCTGGAAAAAATGGTCAGCGAGCGCGGGCTTCACAACGTGAAATTCTTCCCGTTGCAGCCGTACGATGCGTTGCCTGCCTTATTAAAAATGGGCGATTGCCATCTGGTGATCCAAAAACGCGGCGCGGCTGACGCGGTGCTGCCGTCCAAACTGACCAACATTCTGGCGGTCGGCGGCAATGCCGTCATTACCGCCGAAGAGAGTACCGAACTTGGCCAGCTGTGCCTGACCCAGCCTGGCATTGCGGTCTGCGTTGAACCGGAATCGGTGGACGCGCTGACCTGGGGCATTGAACGCGCACTGGCGATGCCCAAAAACAACACGGTGGCACGTGAATATGCCGAACGCACGCTCGAAAAAGAGAACGTGTTAAGCCAGTTTATTGCAGATATCAGCCCGGAGAATTCCACTCAGCCCGCACCAGCCCGCGAAAGCGTGCATGACGGCGAACTGAACTTCGATGGCAATGGGGATAAATCATGA
- a CDS encoding GDP-mannose mannosyl hydrolase gives MFLSQEDFATVVRSTPLISIDLIVENSRGEFLLGKRTNRPAQGYWFVPGGRVQKDEPLAAAFERLTQAELGLRLPMSAGEFYGVWQHFYDDNFSGPDFTTHYIVLGFRLRVDEDTLALPTEQHNDYRWGTPESLIADPLVHDNSRAYFLDAQGVPGL, from the coding sequence ATGTTTTTGAGTCAGGAAGATTTTGCCACGGTGGTGCGTTCAACCCCGCTGATTTCCATCGATTTGATCGTGGAGAACTCACGCGGCGAGTTTTTACTCGGTAAGCGCACTAACCGTCCGGCCCAGGGATACTGGTTTGTGCCGGGCGGACGCGTGCAAAAGGACGAGCCGCTGGCGGCCGCTTTCGAGCGACTGACTCAGGCGGAACTGGGACTGCGCCTGCCGATGTCGGCAGGCGAGTTTTACGGCGTCTGGCAGCACTTCTATGACGACAACTTTTCCGGCCCGGATTTCACCACGCATTACATTGTGCTGGGCTTCCGCCTGCGTGTGGATGAGGACACCCTCGCGCTGCCGACGGAGCAGCACAATGATTACCGCTGGGGAACGCCGGAGTCGCTGATTGCCGACCCGCTGGTGCATGACAACAGCCGCGCCTATTTCCTCGACGCGCAGGGAGTACCGGGCTTATGA
- a CDS encoding GDP-L-fucose synthase: protein MTKQRVFVAGHRGMVGSAIVRQLEQRADIELVLRSREELNLLDSAAVNAFFASERIDQVYLAAAKVGGIVANNTYPADFIYENMMIESNIIHAAHKNDVNKLLFLGSSCIYPKLAHQPIAESELLQGTLEPTNEPYAIAKIAGIKLCESYNRQYDRDYRSVMPTNLYGPHDNFHPSNSHVIPALLRRFHEATQENAPDVVVWGSGTPMREFLHVDDMAAASIHVQELAREVWQENTEPMLSHINVGTGVDCTIRELAQTVASVVGYKGRVVFDATKPDGTPRKLLDVTRLHQLGWYHEISLEAGLSSTYQWFLENQHRFRG, encoded by the coding sequence GTGTTTTTGTGGCTGGCCATCGCGGGATGGTGGGGTCAGCCATCGTACGGCAGCTCGAACAGCGGGCGGATATCGAACTGGTGCTGCGTTCCCGCGAGGAGCTGAACCTGTTAGATAGCGCGGCTGTGAATGCGTTTTTCGCCAGTGAGCGTATCGACCAGGTTTACCTGGCGGCGGCGAAAGTGGGCGGTATTGTGGCGAACAATACCTACCCGGCGGACTTCATCTACGAAAATATGATGATTGAGAGCAACATCATTCACGCCGCGCACAAGAACGACGTGAACAAACTGTTGTTCCTCGGTTCGTCCTGCATCTATCCGAAACTGGCTCACCAGCCGATTGCGGAAAGTGAGCTGTTGCAGGGGACGCTGGAGCCGACCAACGAGCCGTACGCGATTGCCAAAATCGCCGGTATTAAGTTGTGCGAATCCTACAACCGTCAGTATGACCGTGATTACCGCTCGGTGATGCCGACCAACCTGTACGGGCCGCACGACAACTTCCACCCGAGCAACTCGCACGTTATTCCTGCGCTGCTGCGCCGTTTCCACGAAGCGACGCAGGAAAATGCGCCGGATGTGGTGGTGTGGGGCAGCGGCACGCCGATGCGTGAATTCCTGCATGTGGATGATATGGCCGCGGCCAGCATTCATGTTCAGGAGCTGGCGCGCGAAGTGTGGCAGGAGAATACCGAACCGATGCTGTCGCATATCAACGTCGGCACCGGCGTGGACTGCACCATTCGTGAACTGGCGCAAACCGTGGCAAGCGTGGTCGGTTACAAAGGTCGCGTGGTGTTTGACGCCACCAAACCGGACGGCACGCCGCGCAAACTGCTGGATGTGACCCGCCTGCATCAGCTTGGCTGGTATCACGAGATCTCACTGGAAGCGGGGCTTTCCAGCACCTACCAGTGGTTCCTTGAAAACCAGCACCGGTTCCGGGGGTAA